One Cellulomonas soli DNA window includes the following coding sequences:
- a CDS encoding benzoate/H(+) symporter BenE family transporter, producing MSDETTTRTHDEDASGTATTRDTAHAVSAGVVTALVGFTSAFAVVLAGLRSVGADPQQAASGLLAVTVAMGLATALLAWRTRMPITVAWSTPGAALLAGTGAVTGGWSAAIGGFVVCGLLLAAVGFSARLERWVRLIPVPLANAMLAGVLLQLCLQPVRALVDAPLLVAPVVITWLVLLRLARRWAVPAAMGLAVALAWTSADVRALTVADLAPQLVWTTPTLTWAALVSVALPLFVVTMASQNIPGTAVLAGFGYTVPLRRSMLVTGAGTVLAAPFGGHAINLAAISAALAAGPEAGRDPRGRWRAALTAGGGYVLLGIGSAAVAAIALAAPDGLVAAGAGLALVGTMAAALGAAFRLEADDPGTPGMREAAAVTLLVTVSGIAPLRISAAFWGLLAGIVTLLVLRAPRWSRI from the coding sequence ATGAGCGACGAGACGACGACCCGCACCCACGACGAGGACGCGAGCGGCACGGCGACGACACGCGACACCGCGCACGCCGTCTCTGCCGGCGTCGTCACCGCGCTCGTCGGCTTCACCAGCGCGTTCGCCGTGGTGCTCGCCGGGCTGCGGTCCGTCGGTGCCGACCCGCAGCAGGCGGCCTCCGGCCTGCTGGCCGTCACGGTCGCGATGGGACTGGCCACCGCGCTGCTCGCGTGGCGCACCCGGATGCCGATCACGGTCGCGTGGTCCACGCCCGGAGCCGCGCTGCTCGCCGGGACGGGCGCTGTGACCGGCGGCTGGTCGGCGGCCATCGGCGGGTTCGTCGTGTGCGGCCTGCTGCTCGCCGCCGTCGGGTTCTCGGCACGGCTCGAACGCTGGGTGCGGCTCATCCCCGTGCCGCTGGCCAACGCGATGCTCGCCGGGGTGCTGCTCCAGCTGTGCCTGCAGCCGGTGCGAGCCCTGGTCGACGCGCCGCTGCTGGTCGCACCCGTCGTCATCACCTGGCTCGTCCTGCTGCGCCTCGCCCGGCGGTGGGCCGTGCCGGCCGCCATGGGTCTGGCCGTCGCCCTCGCCTGGACCTCCGCGGACGTGCGCGCGCTCACCGTGGCCGACCTCGCCCCGCAGCTGGTCTGGACGACTCCGACGCTCACCTGGGCGGCGCTCGTCTCGGTCGCCCTGCCGCTGTTCGTCGTGACCATGGCCTCGCAGAACATCCCCGGCACGGCCGTGCTCGCCGGGTTCGGCTACACGGTGCCGCTGCGCCGCTCGATGCTGGTCACCGGCGCCGGGACCGTGCTCGCCGCACCGTTCGGCGGACACGCCATCAACCTGGCCGCGATCTCCGCCGCACTGGCCGCCGGCCCGGAGGCCGGACGCGACCCTCGTGGCAGGTGGCGGGCCGCCCTGACGGCCGGCGGCGGGTACGTGCTGCTCGGCATCGGCTCGGCGGCCGTCGCCGCGATCGCCCTCGCCGCACCGGACGGGCTCGTCGCCGCCGGGGCCGGGCTCGCGCTCGTCGGCACCATGGCGGCCGCGCTCGGCGCCGCGTTCCGGCTCGAAGCCGACGACCCCGGCACGCCCGGGATGCGCGAGGCGGCCGCCGTCACGCTGCTGGTCACCGTCTCGGGCATCGCCCCGCTGCGGATCTCGGCCGCGTTCTGGGGGCTGCTCGCCGGGATCGTCACGCTGCTGGTGCTGCGCGCGCCGCGCTGGTCCCGGATCTGA
- a CDS encoding FAD-binding and (Fe-S)-binding domain-containing protein — protein MAALTETTAPDVVDALRSAVRGSVDDSTRRRAEYSTDASNYRVVPQVVVFPLDVDDVLAATEVSRQTGIPLTSRGGGTSVAGNAVGTGIVLDFSRHVNRILEIDPEARTARVEPGVIMATLQKAAAPHGLRFGPDPSTQARATLGGMIGNNACGPRAVAYGRTADNVLGLDVVDGHGRRFDAGSGAGALDVVPGLDALVRGHLDVIRTELGRFGRQVSGYSLEHLLPEKGTDLAKALVGTEGTVGTLLGATLRLVPIAAAPVLVVLGYPDMPTAADAVPALLAHGPLAIEGMDSRLIDVVRKVKGPDAVPPLPDGAGWLMVEVGGDTLDEALARAKALAADAGTSAVGVFPPGPQATAMWRIREDGAGLGGRTPSREQAWPGFEDSAVPPAQLGAYLRELEALMATHRVDGLAYGHFGDGCVHLRLDIPMERSGDPLRAFMQDAAELVASHGGSLSGEHGDGRARSELLPVMYSAQAIELFGAFKALLDPRDLLNPGVLVNPRPLDADLRRPAARRLPAASGFAFPHDAGDLTTAVHRCVGVGKCRADSTAAGGFMCPSYLATKDEKDSTRGRARVLQEMANGTLVSRGWSSPEVHESLDLCLSCKACSSDCPAGVDMAQYKSEVLHRTYRRRLRPMNHYALGWLPRWARLVTGVPGLAKVANALLGIRPLAKAVLAAGGMDTRRKMVAFAEEPFRTWVDKGGHDLVTRGASPSAARTGTRTPVLLWTDSFSDTLAPDVAKAAVTVLNDAGYEVLVPDHQACCGLTWISTGQLDGAKHQLEHLLEALGPFAVNGIPIVGLEPSCTAVLRSDLLDLFPDDPRAAAVSRQTHTLAELLTAEAPVGPGDRWQVPDLSDVTAVVQPHCHHYSVMTWTADRALLTKAGATFSTTAGCCGLAGNFGMEKGHYEVSVAVAENSLLPALRAAAPGDIYLADGYSCRTQAEQLAGVQGHHLAQLLAERVRARTQPS, from the coding sequence GTGGCAGCCCTGACCGAGACCACCGCCCCGGACGTCGTCGATGCGCTGCGCAGCGCGGTGCGGGGGAGCGTCGACGACTCCACGCGCCGCCGCGCGGAGTACTCCACGGACGCCTCCAACTACCGGGTCGTACCGCAGGTCGTGGTGTTCCCGCTGGACGTCGACGACGTGCTGGCCGCAACCGAGGTCTCGCGGCAGACGGGCATCCCGCTGACCTCGCGAGGTGGCGGCACGTCGGTGGCCGGCAACGCGGTCGGCACGGGCATCGTGCTCGATTTCTCCCGGCACGTGAACCGCATCCTGGAGATCGACCCGGAGGCTCGCACGGCACGGGTCGAACCGGGCGTGATCATGGCGACGCTGCAGAAGGCGGCGGCCCCGCACGGTCTGCGGTTCGGCCCCGACCCCTCCACGCAGGCCCGCGCGACGCTCGGCGGCATGATCGGCAACAACGCGTGCGGCCCGCGTGCGGTCGCCTACGGGCGCACGGCCGACAACGTGCTCGGGCTCGACGTGGTCGACGGTCACGGCCGCCGGTTCGACGCAGGTTCCGGTGCCGGAGCGCTGGACGTCGTGCCCGGCCTGGACGCGCTGGTCCGCGGTCACCTCGACGTCATCCGCACCGAGCTGGGCCGGTTCGGTCGTCAGGTGTCCGGCTACTCGTTGGAGCACCTGCTGCCCGAGAAGGGCACCGACCTGGCCAAGGCGCTGGTCGGCACCGAGGGCACGGTCGGCACGCTGCTCGGTGCGACGCTCCGCCTGGTGCCGATCGCCGCGGCGCCCGTGCTCGTGGTGCTCGGCTACCCGGACATGCCCACGGCCGCCGACGCGGTGCCCGCGCTGCTCGCGCACGGCCCGCTGGCCATCGAGGGCATGGACTCGCGGCTCATCGACGTGGTCCGCAAGGTCAAGGGTCCGGACGCGGTGCCGCCCCTGCCGGACGGCGCCGGCTGGCTGATGGTCGAGGTCGGCGGCGACACGCTCGACGAGGCGCTGGCGCGCGCCAAGGCGCTGGCCGCCGACGCCGGCACGAGCGCGGTCGGGGTGTTCCCGCCCGGTCCGCAGGCCACCGCGATGTGGCGCATCCGCGAGGACGGTGCCGGTCTGGGCGGACGGACACCCTCGCGGGAGCAGGCCTGGCCGGGGTTCGAGGACTCGGCCGTGCCGCCCGCGCAGCTCGGTGCGTACCTGCGCGAGCTCGAGGCGCTCATGGCCACGCACCGTGTCGACGGCCTGGCGTACGGGCACTTCGGCGACGGCTGCGTGCACCTGCGGCTCGACATCCCGATGGAACGCTCGGGCGACCCCCTGCGGGCGTTCATGCAGGACGCCGCCGAGCTCGTGGCCTCGCACGGGGGCTCGTTGTCCGGGGAGCACGGGGACGGACGCGCCCGCTCGGAGCTGCTGCCGGTCATGTACTCCGCGCAGGCCATCGAGCTGTTCGGTGCGTTCAAGGCGCTGCTCGACCCACGTGACCTGCTCAACCCCGGCGTGCTGGTGAACCCGCGCCCGCTCGACGCGGACCTGCGTCGCCCTGCGGCCCGCCGGCTGCCTGCGGCGAGCGGCTTCGCATTCCCGCACGACGCGGGCGACCTCACCACGGCGGTGCACCGGTGCGTCGGCGTCGGCAAGTGCCGTGCCGACTCGACGGCCGCGGGCGGGTTCATGTGCCCGTCGTACCTGGCCACCAAGGACGAGAAGGACTCGACGCGCGGCCGTGCCCGCGTGCTGCAGGAGATGGCCAACGGGACGCTCGTCTCGCGCGGCTGGTCCTCGCCCGAGGTGCACGAGTCGCTCGACCTGTGCCTGTCCTGCAAGGCGTGCTCGTCGGACTGCCCGGCGGGCGTCGACATGGCTCAGTACAAGTCCGAGGTGCTGCACCGTACCTACCGCCGCCGGCTGCGCCCGATGAACCACTACGCGCTCGGTTGGCTGCCCCGCTGGGCCCGCCTGGTCACCGGCGTGCCCGGCCTGGCGAAGGTCGCCAACGCCCTGCTCGGCATCCGCCCCCTGGCCAAGGCCGTGCTCGCCGCCGGTGGCATGGACACCCGCAGGAAGATGGTCGCGTTCGCTGAGGAGCCGTTCCGCACCTGGGTCGACAAGGGTGGCCACGACCTGGTCACCCGCGGGGCCTCACCGTCCGCCGCCCGCACCGGCACCCGCACCCCCGTGCTGCTGTGGACCGACTCCTTCAGCGACACCCTCGCCCCCGACGTCGCCAAGGCCGCGGTCACCGTGCTCAACGACGCCGGCTACGAGGTGCTCGTTCCCGACCACCAGGCGTGCTGCGGCCTCACCTGGATCTCCACCGGTCAGCTCGACGGCGCCAAGCACCAGCTCGAGCACCTTCTCGAGGCCCTCGGCCCGTTCGCGGTCAACGGCATCCCCATCGTCGGCCTCGAGCCGTCCTGCACAGCGGTGCTGCGCTCCGACCTGCTCGACCTGTTCCCCGACGACCCGCGCGCCGCAGCCGTCTCTCGCCAGACGCACACCCTGGCCGAGCTGCTCACCGCCGAGGCACCCGTCGGGCCCGGCGACCGCTGGCAGGTGCCCGACCTGTCCGACGTCACCGCCGTCGTGCAGCCGCACTGCCACCACTACTCGGTGATGACGTGGACCGCCGACCGTGCCCTGCTCACGAAGGCCGGCGCGACGTTCTCGACCACCGCCGGCTGCTGCGGGCTCGCCGGGAACTTCGGCATGGAGAAGGGCCACTACGAGGTGTCCGTCGCTGTCGCCGAGAACTCCCTGCTGCCCGCCCTGCGCGCGGCGGCCCCTGGCGACATCTACCTGGCCGACGGGTACTCCTGCCGCACCCAGGCCGAACAGCTCGCCGGCGTCCAGGGTCACCACCTCGCGCAGCTGCTCGCCGAACGCGTCCGGGCACGCACCCAGCCCAGCTGA